One genomic window of Polyangium aurulentum includes the following:
- a CDS encoding hybrid sensor histidine kinase/response regulator encodes MDDERRTLDPRANGTSTGAEGRFRRIVERTNEMLVVHRGGKILYVNPTLAACLGYASEEELVGRPLGDILHPEDVPRENRRVRVMLATHEHAPLYTYRLVRRDGNAVTVEVASSPIDIDGEIAIVSFGRDIRTRIETETRVYQANLMNSMGTLAAGVAHEINNPLAYVTLNIALMSRKLEELAAVSTERGDDALAMVAKELGSFCAEARDGTERVAQIVRDFRVYSSANHEQRGTVDVRRVLDASMKMADNEIRHRARLTKSYGDVPLVHANEARLGQVFLNLLVNAMQALPEGNAAGNEIRVVTSTHLVSGSALVEIRDSGPGIPPEILHRVFEPFFTTKPVGVGSGLGLSICRSIISAHGGRIEIESEVGKGTVVRVTLPAAESTDTAAQPRRASEAPPRASHRLRVLVIDDEQALLSVIVRELAPRHDVIGRTSFSEAIEALADKPFDLVLCDVMMPGVSGIDIYRALCQTMPEPTERIVFMTGGAFTQDARNLISQVPNRCLEKPFAPAALEAILRSVTPRARESIHSLPSPLPPA; translated from the coding sequence ATGGACGACGAACGCCGCACCCTCGATCCTCGCGCGAACGGCACCTCCACTGGCGCCGAAGGGCGCTTTCGGCGCATCGTGGAGCGGACGAACGAGATGCTCGTCGTCCACCGCGGCGGCAAGATCCTCTACGTCAACCCGACCCTCGCCGCCTGCCTCGGCTACGCCTCGGAAGAGGAGCTGGTCGGCAGGCCGCTCGGCGACATCCTCCACCCCGAGGACGTACCCCGCGAGAACCGCCGCGTGCGCGTCATGCTCGCCACGCACGAGCACGCGCCCCTGTACACCTACCGCCTCGTGCGCAGGGACGGCAACGCCGTCACGGTCGAGGTCGCCTCGTCTCCCATCGACATCGACGGCGAGATCGCGATCGTCAGCTTCGGCCGCGACATCAGGACGCGCATCGAGACCGAGACGCGCGTCTACCAGGCGAACCTGATGAACTCGATGGGCACGCTCGCCGCGGGCGTCGCCCACGAGATCAACAACCCCCTCGCCTACGTCACGCTCAACATCGCGCTCATGTCGCGCAAGCTCGAGGAGCTCGCCGCGGTCTCGACCGAGCGCGGCGACGACGCGCTCGCCATGGTCGCCAAGGAGCTCGGCAGCTTCTGCGCCGAGGCGCGCGACGGCACCGAGCGCGTCGCCCAGATCGTGCGCGACTTCCGCGTCTACTCGAGCGCCAACCACGAGCAGCGCGGCACGGTCGACGTGCGCCGCGTGCTCGACGCCTCGATGAAGATGGCCGACAACGAGATCCGCCACCGCGCGCGCCTCACCAAGAGCTACGGCGACGTGCCCCTCGTGCACGCCAACGAGGCGCGCCTCGGCCAGGTCTTCTTGAACCTGCTCGTCAACGCCATGCAGGCCCTCCCCGAGGGCAACGCGGCCGGCAACGAGATCCGCGTCGTCACCTCGACGCACCTTGTCTCCGGCAGCGCCCTCGTCGAGATCCGCGACTCGGGCCCCGGCATCCCGCCCGAGATCCTCCACCGCGTCTTCGAGCCCTTCTTCACCACCAAGCCCGTCGGCGTCGGCAGCGGCCTCGGCCTGTCCATCTGCCGCAGCATCATCTCGGCCCACGGCGGGCGCATCGAGATCGAGAGCGAGGTCGGCAAGGGCACGGTCGTGCGGGTGACGCTCCCCGCCGCCGAGAGCACCGACACGGCCGCGCAGCCCCGCCGCGCTTCGGAGGCGCCCCCGCGGGCGTCGCACCGGCTGCGCGTCCTCGTCATCGACGACGAGCAGGCGCTCCTGTCGGTCATCGTCCGCGAGCTCGCGCCGCGGCACGACGTCATCGGCCGGACGAGCTTCTCCGAGGCGATCGAGGCGCTCGCGGACAAACCGTTCGACCTCGTCCTGTGCGACGTGATGATGCCTGGCGTTTCGGGTATCGACATCTACCGCGCGCTCTGCCAAACGATGCCGGAGCCCACGGAGCGGATCGTGTTCATGACCGGCGGCGCGTTCACGCAAGACGCGAGAAACCTCATCTCCCAGGTGCCGAACAGGTGCCTCGAAAAACCGTTCGCGCCGGCTGCCCTGGAGGCGATCCTCCGCTCGGTGACGCCCCGCGCGCGCGAGTCGATCCACAGCCTCCCCTCCCCCCTCCCGCCTGCATGA
- a CDS encoding alpha/beta hydrolase: MLTRRALLLGACGSVSLAALRRAHALEGGEDLDVRDLALEGDRTLGRRMTLSVPRHLGAGERAPLLVLLHGLGETGDERAGAWAWLERYGLGSAYARLRRPPVVRTSKRADFPEARLRLVNEDLARAPFRGFVVACPYTPNVNKAANPAAALDGYARWIAEVVVPRARAEAKCAEGVAMTSIDGCSLGGFVALEVFLRRPEVFGAVGAVQAAIGKHRAAGYAERLAEVVGRVGARGVHVETSTGDPFREANEALAGALGKRGIAHELLVLPGPHDQPWLREVGTLEMLRWHDRRFRKV, from the coding sequence TTGTTGACACGTCGCGCGCTGCTCCTGGGGGCCTGTGGATCGGTGTCGCTCGCCGCGTTGCGTCGCGCGCACGCGCTGGAGGGGGGCGAAGATCTGGATGTGCGCGATCTGGCGCTGGAGGGCGATCGCACGCTCGGGCGTCGAATGACGCTTTCGGTGCCGCGGCACCTCGGCGCGGGTGAGCGCGCGCCGCTGCTCGTCCTTTTACATGGGCTCGGGGAGACGGGGGACGAGCGGGCGGGGGCATGGGCCTGGCTCGAGCGGTACGGGCTCGGGAGCGCGTACGCGCGACTTCGTCGACCTCCCGTGGTGCGCACCTCGAAGCGAGCGGATTTTCCCGAAGCTCGCCTGCGTCTCGTGAACGAAGACCTCGCCCGAGCGCCGTTTCGGGGCTTCGTGGTGGCGTGCCCGTACACGCCGAACGTGAACAAGGCGGCAAACCCTGCGGCGGCGCTCGACGGTTACGCGCGCTGGATCGCGGAGGTGGTGGTGCCGCGGGCGCGTGCGGAGGCGAAGTGCGCGGAGGGCGTGGCGATGACGTCGATCGACGGCTGCTCGCTCGGCGGGTTTGTCGCGCTGGAGGTTTTCCTGCGGAGGCCCGAGGTGTTCGGCGCGGTGGGCGCGGTGCAGGCGGCGATCGGCAAGCATCGGGCGGCGGGGTACGCGGAGCGGCTCGCGGAGGTGGTGGGGCGCGTGGGGGCGCGCGGTGTGCACGTGGAGACGAGCACGGGGGATCCGTTCCGCGAGGCGAACGAGGCGCTGGCGGGGGCGCTGGGGAAGCGGGGGATCGCGCACGAGCTTCTGGTGTTGCCGGGCCCGCACGACCAGCCGTGGCTCCGGGAAGTGGGGACGCTGGAGATGCTGCGGTGGCACGACCGGAGGTTCCGGAAGGTCTGA
- a CDS encoding 6-pyruvoyl trahydropterin synthase family protein — protein sequence MYTVGVRDHFHVAHRLEGDVFGPAQRMHGATYTVSVEIDHEELDEHGIVCDANMLRARLRQVLSEIDYRNLDEHPAFEPGKSTSEHIARFIHRELGRTLPVAAGTLLTISLEQSPACWVKYRAAVRGGSMVPREELGQA from the coding sequence ATGTACACAGTCGGCGTACGCGATCACTTCCACGTGGCTCACCGCCTCGAGGGCGACGTCTTCGGACCCGCCCAGCGCATGCACGGCGCGACCTACACGGTCAGCGTCGAGATCGATCACGAAGAGCTCGACGAGCACGGCATCGTCTGCGACGCGAACATGCTCCGCGCGCGGCTGCGCCAGGTGCTCTCCGAGATCGATTACCGAAACCTCGACGAGCACCCGGCCTTCGAGCCGGGCAAATCGACGAGCGAGCACATCGCCCGTTTCATCCACCGCGAGCTTGGCCGCACGCTCCCCGTCGCCGCAGGCACGCTCCTCACCATCTCCCTCGAGCAATCGCCCGCCTGCTGGGTCAAATACCGCGCGGCCGTGCGCGGCGGTTCGATGGTCCCCCGCGAAGAGCTCGGACAGGCGTAA
- a CDS encoding YqgE/AlgH family protein: MKTVTHRSLAPGFLIASPPLGDPNFDRTVVLLAVHDADGALGFVVNRLAPMPLGKVLSLAGYEGDEVRDGSPVYIGGPVTPSMGWILCRDPDLDATQDGVIAVTDRVRITSLRSVFDEMVRERMKTPNAPDPKRRTVMLGYSGWGPGQLEKEISVGSWLPVPLDESILFDVDVDQRWEKAYALLGLTPGAMMSMRGGGEA; this comes from the coding sequence ATGAAGACGGTCACGCACCGCTCGCTCGCGCCGGGCTTCTTGATCGCGTCGCCGCCGCTCGGCGACCCGAATTTCGACCGCACGGTCGTGCTCCTGGCGGTGCACGACGCGGACGGTGCGCTCGGCTTCGTGGTGAACCGCCTGGCGCCCATGCCGCTCGGGAAGGTTTTGTCGCTCGCGGGTTACGAGGGCGACGAGGTGAGGGACGGCTCGCCGGTGTACATCGGCGGTCCGGTGACGCCGTCGATGGGCTGGATCCTGTGCCGAGACCCGGATCTCGACGCGACGCAGGACGGGGTGATCGCGGTGACGGACCGCGTGCGGATCACGTCGCTGCGCTCGGTCTTCGACGAGATGGTGCGCGAGCGGATGAAGACGCCGAACGCGCCGGACCCGAAGCGCCGGACGGTGATGCTCGGCTACAGCGGCTGGGGCCCGGGGCAGCTCGAGAAGGAGATCTCGGTGGGCTCGTGGCTGCCGGTGCCGCTCGACGAGAGCATCCTGTTCGACGTGGACGTGGACCAGCGGTGGGAGAAGGCCTACGCGCTGCTCGGGCTGACGCCAGGCGCGATGATGTCGATGCGGGGCGGGGGAGAGGCGTAG